Proteins encoded together in one Formosa sp. Hel3_A1_48 window:
- a CDS encoding O-antigen ligase family protein: MSYAVNNIALYLLVPIFFLDSKANITKKLKALKTHKASVLFIAFFLVQCVGYFYSEDKEFALRRIVVLLPLCLIPPIMFLESITKKNVLKLLCFLKYSIVITFIGLIISHVFILQRTLNTFVHFTIEEQLGVSQFYIAFIVFLPILISLKSILEQKQLILHTILLCISVGVLFLLGNKTILFFLFASWIYFITSLFLKRKQKNAYFLMIIGCVCLFAAMQTPILKNRINVFIKTTDLNLETIITKNKYTQTKNTFEHRLLINYLALKEIGQSLPFGVGTGDFQSALKKQYKTINFKAALKGELNNHNQYLSEFLKTGFLGGILFLWLLFCLFKKIKTKYFFYPFILTFFSFACVVESYLDRQHGVVIFAVLIPFLYVLDKSLNTMAYKTN; this comes from the coding sequence TTGTCTTATGCAGTAAACAACATCGCCTTATATTTATTAGTACCAATATTTTTTTTAGACAGTAAAGCAAATATTACAAAAAAATTAAAAGCCCTAAAAACACATAAAGCTTCAGTATTATTCATAGCATTTTTCTTGGTCCAATGTGTTGGATATTTTTATTCAGAAGACAAAGAATTTGCCTTAAGGAGGATTGTAGTTTTGCTGCCTTTATGCCTTATCCCTCCCATCATGTTTTTAGAATCAATAACAAAAAAGAATGTGCTAAAACTTTTATGTTTCTTAAAATATTCAATTGTTATAACATTTATTGGCCTAATTATAAGTCATGTTTTTATTTTACAGCGCACTCTAAATACATTTGTGCATTTTACAATTGAAGAGCAGTTAGGGGTTAGTCAGTTCTATATAGCGTTTATTGTTTTTCTTCCAATTTTAATTTCATTAAAATCAATTCTTGAGCAAAAACAATTGATCCTGCACACTATTTTACTATGTATATCCGTGGGGGTTTTATTTTTGCTAGGGAACAAAACGATATTGTTTTTTCTTTTTGCTTCATGGATATATTTTATCACATCGTTGTTTTTAAAACGAAAACAAAAGAACGCTTATTTTTTGATGATAATTGGATGTGTTTGTTTGTTTGCAGCAATGCAAACCCCAATTTTAAAAAATAGAATAAATGTGTTTATTAAAACAACAGATTTGAACCTTGAGACCATTATTACAAAAAATAAATACACGCAAACCAAAAACACATTCGAACACAGGTTGCTTATTAATTATTTAGCGTTGAAAGAAATCGGCCAATCATTACCCTTTGGAGTTGGTACTGGAGATTTTCAAAGCGCATTAAAAAAGCAGTATAAGACAATTAATTTTAAAGCAGCATTAAAGGGAGAACTAAACAACCACAATCAATATTTATCGGAATTTCTTAAAACAGGTTTTTTGGGAGGGATCTTGTTTTTGTGGCTTCTATTTTGTTTATTCAAAAAAATAAAAACAAAATATTTTTTTTATCCATTTATTTTAACCTTTTTTAGCTTTGCTTGCGTTGTAGAATCGTATTTAGATAGGCAACATGGTGTTGTCATTTTTGCCGTTTTAATTCCATTTTTGTATGTGTTAGATAAAAGTTTAAATACTATGGCTTATAAAACTAATTAA
- a CDS encoding oligosaccharide flippase family protein, producing MKIVARIRKHSFFVLVFTIAKATVYFVPLFLADVLSRTDFGILEYALAGLGMIVNTVINLGVPGAYPYFILREKRLELQPSFKLHVLVLLIPFVINQILFFFFELNINFYLAFNVSYIIANQVFYSTQLKSHEKSIVAVILDSGLYIVLLVYYIFSLLGLVAISINAINVFIILYAMGYVFYSIYNFFKHKNQILIDGYKIILSFSVHLLISTFLIFLITTSGRILVEYFFDFEAVGVYAFYFRLAAIVVMIYQVINILFFKKIYTLSPLLLDEYYFKFFLFIYTLSVLIFFISPYIVGEFSDFFTDTFQSYKNIYFILSAQMVVWIATALNSSIIDREKLAAKNNIKFLGLSVVALIVFYFCRNQMDLQFLVLIHFTIISTACLIQYFSLYKKNIIFRKSALTIASLYLFTIGYYYLILCP from the coding sequence TTGAAAATAGTCGCCCGCATAAGAAAACATAGCTTCTTTGTCTTAGTATTTACCATAGCCAAGGCAACGGTTTATTTTGTACCTCTATTTTTAGCAGATGTATTATCTCGTACTGATTTTGGTATTCTAGAATATGCATTGGCGGGCTTAGGGATGATTGTTAATACAGTAATCAATCTAGGTGTTCCAGGAGCTTATCCATATTTCATATTAAGAGAAAAAAGATTAGAATTACAACCGTCGTTTAAACTCCATGTGTTGGTGTTGCTAATACCATTTGTGATAAATCAAATTTTGTTTTTTTTCTTTGAATTGAACATCAATTTTTATTTAGCATTCAATGTGTCGTATATAATTGCAAATCAAGTATTTTATTCAACTCAATTAAAGTCCCACGAAAAATCAATAGTTGCTGTAATTTTAGATTCAGGGCTTTACATTGTTCTGTTAGTATATTACATTTTTTCACTACTTGGGTTGGTAGCAATTAGTATTAATGCAATTAATGTATTTATAATATTATATGCTATGGGTTATGTGTTTTATAGTATTTATAATTTCTTTAAACATAAAAATCAAATATTAATTGATGGATATAAAATCATTTTAAGCTTTAGTGTTCATCTTTTAATTTCTACTTTTTTAATATTTTTAATTACGACCTCAGGCAGAATATTGGTAGAATACTTTTTTGATTTTGAGGCTGTAGGTGTATACGCTTTTTATTTTAGGTTGGCAGCAATTGTTGTAATGATTTATCAAGTAATAAATATTCTTTTTTTCAAGAAAATTTATACGCTGAGCCCTTTATTGTTAGATGAGTATTACTTCAAATTTTTTCTGTTTATATATACACTTTCCGTACTAATTTTTTTCATTTCACCATACATTGTTGGAGAATTCTCAGACTTTTTTACGGACACTTTTCAATCCTACAAAAACATTTATTTTATATTATCTGCTCAGATGGTTGTTTGGATTGCAACTGCATTAAATTCGAGTATCATTGACAGGGAAAAACTCGCCGCCAAAAACAATATTAAATTTTTAGGATTGTCGGTTGTAGCGCTAATTGTTTTTTACTTTTGTAGAAATCAAATGGATTTACAATTTTTGGTACTTATACATTTCACTATAATATCAACAGCCTGTCTTATTCAATATTTTAGTTTATATAAAAAAAATATAATTTTTAGAAAATCTGCGCTCACGATCGCATCATTATATTTATTTACTATTGGGTACTATTATTTAATTTTATGTCCGTGA
- a CDS encoding glycosyltransferase: protein MKRALVHDWYYVNGGAEKVVHSINNVWNDLAHFSLIDFLNNEDREFILGGKTVKTSFIQNLPTAKSNHRKFLQLFPKAMERLDLKEYDLVLSSSASIAKGVLTNQNQLHICYCHSPMRYAWDFYHQYLEDSNFNTGIRGMYAKWVLNKIRRWDYNNNKSVDFFIANSKYIQKRIKKNYNRNSKVIYPPVDISKFKLKVKKEDFFFTASRLVSYKKIEIIIRAFNELPNKKLIIAGSGPEEKKLKKIAKDNIEFLGYIEPSKLKVYMRNARAFVFAAEEDFGIVPVEAQACGTPVIGLAKGGLLETVKHNYTGILFENQTSQSILNALKYFDTQSFEPEIIRASVEKFSKKRFEKEIKDFVELKSKDFFRTK from the coding sequence ATGAAGAGAGCATTAGTTCATGATTGGTATTATGTAAATGGAGGCGCCGAAAAGGTTGTTCATTCAATAAACAATGTTTGGAATGATTTAGCCCATTTTTCTTTAATTGACTTTTTAAATAATGAGGATAGAGAATTTATTTTAGGAGGCAAAACAGTCAAAACTAGCTTTATTCAAAACCTGCCTACCGCAAAGTCAAACCACAGAAAATTTTTACAACTTTTCCCTAAAGCAATGGAGCGACTTGATTTAAAGGAATATGACCTAGTTCTATCATCTTCTGCATCAATAGCCAAGGGTGTTTTAACTAATCAAAATCAACTACACATATGTTATTGTCATTCACCAATGCGATATGCTTGGGATTTTTATCATCAATATTTAGAAGACTCAAATTTCAACACGGGCATTAGGGGGATGTATGCAAAATGGGTTTTAAATAAAATAAGAAGATGGGACTACAACAACAATAAGAGCGTTGATTTTTTTATTGCGAATTCTAAATATATACAGAAAAGAATAAAAAAAAACTATAATCGAAATAGTAAAGTAATTTACCCTCCGGTTGATATTAGTAAGTTTAAATTAAAAGTCAAGAAAGAGGATTTCTTTTTTACTGCATCGAGGTTGGTTTCATATAAAAAAATTGAAATCATAATTAGGGCATTCAATGAATTACCCAACAAAAAATTAATCATAGCAGGATCTGGGCCAGAGGAAAAAAAACTAAAGAAAATAGCCAAAGATAATATTGAGTTTTTAGGGTATATTGAACCATCTAAATTAAAGGTTTACATGCGAAACGCTAGAGCATTTGTGTTTGCTGCCGAGGAAGATTTTGGAATAGTTCCAGTTGAAGCTCAAGCATGCGGAACCCCAGTAATTGGTCTTGCAAAAGGCGGTTTATTAGAAACGGTCAAACATAATTATACAGGTATTTTATTTGAAAATCAAACAAGTCAATCAATCTTAAATGCTCTGAAATACTTTGATACGCAATCCTTTGAGCCTGAAATAATTAGGGCTAGTGTAGAAAAATTTTCAAAAAAACGATTTGAAAAAGAAATCAAAGACTTTGTAGAATTAAAGTCCAAAGATTTCTTCCGCACAAAATAA
- a CDS encoding UDP-glucuronic acid decarboxylase family protein: MSKTVLITGAAGFLGSHLCDRFIAEEFHVIGMDNYITGDQDNIHHLFKHPNFEFIEHDVTNHIDIAQTIDYILHFASPASPIDYLKIPIQTLKVGSLGTHNLLGLAKAKNARILIASTSEVYGDPLVHPQSEEYYGNVSAIGPRGVYDEAKRFQEALTMAYHRFHGLETRIARIFNTYGPRMRLNDGRVIPAFMGQSLRGEDLTVFGDGSQTRSFCFVDDLIEGIYRLLFSDYTLPVNLGNPGEITISEFAQEILTLTNTNQKIKYKPLPKDDPLKRQPNISLAKKILNWAPKVNRSEGMKKTLEYFRTLPESKLFKVDHKDFSKHIKR, encoded by the coding sequence ATGTCCAAAACCGTTCTTATCACTGGCGCCGCAGGCTTTTTAGGATCACACCTCTGTGATCGTTTTATTGCTGAGGAGTTTCATGTTATTGGGATGGACAACTACATTACTGGAGATCAAGACAATATACATCATCTTTTTAAGCACCCCAATTTTGAGTTTATAGAGCATGATGTTACAAATCATATAGATATCGCCCAGACTATAGATTATATCTTACATTTTGCTTCTCCTGCCAGCCCAATTGATTACCTTAAAATCCCTATTCAAACCCTGAAAGTAGGCTCGCTTGGGACACACAATTTATTAGGTTTAGCAAAAGCCAAAAACGCCCGTATTCTTATCGCCTCGACCTCAGAGGTCTATGGCGATCCACTTGTACATCCACAGTCAGAAGAATATTATGGTAATGTCAGCGCTATTGGCCCTCGTGGGGTTTATGACGAAGCCAAGCGCTTTCAAGAAGCATTGACCATGGCCTATCATCGTTTTCACGGGCTGGAGACTCGGATTGCCCGTATTTTTAATACCTATGGCCCTCGTATGCGTCTGAATGACGGCCGAGTGATTCCCGCATTTATGGGGCAGTCGCTTAGAGGGGAAGACCTTACGGTATTTGGAGATGGCAGTCAAACACGTTCGTTCTGCTTTGTAGATGATTTAATTGAGGGCATTTACCGATTGCTTTTTAGCGACTATACACTGCCTGTTAATCTTGGCAACCCCGGCGAAATTACCATTTCAGAATTCGCACAAGAAATCTTAACTCTTACAAATACCAATCAAAAAATAAAATATAAACCCCTCCCTAAAGATGACCCATTAAAACGCCAACCCAATATTAGCTTAGCAAAAAAAATATTAAATTGGGCACCTAAAGTCAATCGAAGTGAGGGCATGAAAAAGACATTAGAATATTTTAGAACATTACCTGAATCAAAACTTTTTAAAGTCGATCATAAAGACTTTTCTAAACACATCAAACGCTAG